The Tenebrio molitor chromosome 5, icTenMoli1.1, whole genome shotgun sequence genome has a segment encoding these proteins:
- the LOC138131843 gene encoding breast cancer type 1 susceptibility protein homolog isoform X1 — translation MAKTKKSSRSKKKKKGATTSTSKSASSGKSPPVRRRSGRNKPSGVQSPNSSNSQTSPFKGYDETLSRHKKVERPRVFEGLIRGEAKTAADENKDPFDRLLDENYKSNFHSNMKTYTNRRKTANRVELLEFQDCKNRDEVVRWLNDNRNVFDRLTQTQTHTQCDDSELVLTLDMPSVSQVNVNTTRLNRSNTKSVRRRRRSPYKLRARSLDIHIKKNEFSGRSKRHSLAGDTPVMENYHIEEAVTDEEFPIPVEKDAKIIIDLMEDEYLNTIEKEILQRDEKKNQSVTGWDRIKDFNKTMNRTMKRPKQLKIELQTCENKKEGRLDNSYDLEAMENYFIENMEKMLQNGNRGCEESPAKKSMRSALDAGKQFMSELSKLAESEKEKCLREFESVMSELKQMFAKCTSSKNVQTETSTTDAVVQTETNTFDAVAQTETSAVDAQVQTKPDESLYCCQNCANNNVTKSANTLNKMVQTEVDSVSVDVQTETLQDKRQSTTSSATPSDIFVFDEKEDQAIRAAFDVDFNTEEMRIEAEASKNEASSGDGRQSVLIVSSAESQQDGSKGVKRLQPESPVGDSGKFQSKRPCAKFINEDLSVGFVSCVEEQDGGKVGREAQFSEESDDINYDEYLTKLLKKYDKCSGESVEADPPLKTRSQEQIEQLENIIYNATKPTRSATEDARRPPKQEHPSRDREGNISSKPEDDLDYFKPYSSVVDAEKTPKKSRRSLFNADNQKEKFSESMFLSDRNATVIANKTITEDNVDEIMSGFDRTLESAVDKEVAAIFEREAPKINILGNVLVKSAVNGCDANGVATSDDPFFSDTDVVESTPQKKLPSFSEHRAESMLDITLPPPIEFQDGEENAVPREVNSSRFQLSPRRPLAPVNKITSTPFSVREDSEKLSLSPIAFQGSARRSPLQDQRKISISTSTPVQPRGRVPGPLELAQRAKFSPLTIVKRPQSSCRLSGTPKQNSILKYVRSSQDSPDSQTSLNSSLSNGGKPCIACSRVSRDQVMAISALTNRKLASYSATFGPKVTHLIVSANERNFLRDHTIKFVSAVAAGAWVLSFGWVQECLRRNCIVPEEPYEVMDVSGIAGPKQSRLTRTTKPLFKGYKIHAAPPFVSTSQKEIENVVRLLGGKVVRLPENLLDKEGYVCIIVTEAKASQDFEMYETWLDALKVVTVDIEWLSRSVGQYQILSLRPFVLCSEDYIERLGYPPQLLVNMTYSASQQTFSSVPSST, via the exons ATGGCTAAAACCAAGAAATCAAGTCGAagtaagaaaaaaaagaagggGGCCACTACTTCGACTTCAAAAAGCGCTTCTTCGGGTAAAAGTCCGCCTGTAAGGCGCAGATCTGGCAGAAACAAGCCTTCAGGTGTCCAGAGCCCCAACAGCTCCAACTCTCAAACTAGTCCTTTCAAAGGCTATGATGAGACCTTGTCGCGTCATAAAAAAGTGGAAAGGCCCCGGGTCTTCGAGGGTTTGATCCGGGGTGAAGCGAAAACAGCCGCGGACGAGAACAAAGATCCGTTTGATAGACTTCTCGACGAAAATTACAAAAGCAACTTCCACAGCAACATGAAAACTTACACAAACAGAAGGAAGACTGCAAACAGAGTTGAGCTGTTGGAGTTTCAGGATTGTAAGAATCGTGACGAGGTGGTTCGATGGTTGAACGACAACCGCAACGTGTTCGATCGGCTGACCCAGACTCAGACTCACACCCAGTGTGACGACAGTGAGCTGGTGTTGACGTTGGACATGCCTTCAGTGTCTCAAGTCAACGTCAACACGACCAGGTTGAACCGATCCAACACCAAAAGTGTGCGTAGGAGGCGTCGAAGTCCGTACAAGCTGAGGGCGCGGTCTTTGGAtattcacattaaaaaaaacgaatttaGCGGCAGGAGTAAGAGACATTCTTTGGCCGGGGACACTCCGGTGATGGAGAACTATCACATCGAGGAGGCGGTCACGGACGAAGAGTTTCCTATTCCTGTCGAGAAAGATGCCAAAATTATAATAGATCTGATGGAAGACGAATATTTGAACACGATAGAAAAGGAGATATTGCAGCGCGACGAGAAAAAGAATCAGAGCGTTACCGGTTGGGACAGGATCAAGGATTTCAACAAGACCATGAACAGGACGATGAAGCGGCCGAAACAGTTGAAAATCGAGCTGCAGACTTGCGAGAATAAAAAGGAAGGGCGCTTAGATAACTCGTACGATTTGGAAGCCATGGAGAATTATTTCATCGagaatatggaaaaaatgctTCAAAACGGGAATCGTGGATGCGAAGAGAGTCCAGCGAAGAAGTCGATGAGAAGTGCTCTAGATGCGGGAAAACAATTCATGTCAGAGCTGAGTAAACTGGCAGAGAGCGAGAAGGAAAAGTGTTTGAGAGAGTTCGAGTCTGTGATGTCCGAATTGAAGCAGATGTTTGCAAAATGCACCTCCAGCAAAAACGTACAAACCGAAACAAGCACAACTGATGCCGTCGTCCAAACTGAGACAAACACGTTTGATGCTGTTGCGCAAACCGAGACAAGCGCTGTTGATGCACAAGTGCAAACAAAGCCCGACGAGAGCTTGTACTGTTGTCAAAATTGCGCCAACAACAACGTCACCAAAAGCGCGAACACTCTGAACAAAATGGTGCAGACCGAGGTGGACAGCGTCAGCGTCGACGTCCAGACCGAGACGCTGCAAGACAAGCGCCAGTCTACAACCAGCAGCGCCACCCCGTCGGatattttcgttttcgacGAGAAAGAGGATCAAGCGATCCGGGCCGCGTTCGATGTTGATTTCAACACCGAAGAGATGAGGATCGAGGCTGAGGCAAGCAAGAACGAGGCGTCGAGCGGAGATGGAAGACAGTCGGTTCTGATCGTGTCGTCGGCGGAATCGCAGCAGGATGGTAGTAAAGGCGTGAAGAGGTTGCAGCCGGAAAGTCCTGTCGGCGATTCGGGGAAGTTCCAGTCGAAGAGGCCTTGTGCCAAGTTTATCAACGAGGATCTGTCAGTCGGATTTGTGTCATGTGTTGAAGAACAAGACGGAGGGAAGGTTGGAAGGGAGGCGCAGTTTTCGGAGGAAAGTGACGACATTAATTATGAC GAATATCTGACCAAACTGTTGAAGAAATACGACAAATGCAGCGGTGAAAGTGTCGAGGCTGATCCTCCCCTCAAAACGCGCAGTCAAGAACAAATCGAACAGCTCGAGAATATCATTTACAACGCTACAAAACCCACCCGTTCAGCGACGGAAGACGCGAGACGTCCCCCAAAACAAGAACACCCCTCCCGGGATCGAGAAGGCAACATTTCTAGTAAACCTGAAGACGATTTGGATTATTTTAAGCCGTACTCGTCGGTTGTGGACGCGGAGAAGACGCCGAAAAAGAGCAGGAGGAGCTTGTTCAACGCGGACAACCAAAAAGAAAAGTTTTCCGAGTCGATGTTCTTGAGTGATCGAAACGCGACAGTGATAGCTAACAAAACGATCACCGAAGACAACGTGGACGAAATTATGAGTGGATTCGATCGGACGTTAGAGAGTGCCGTTGACAAAGAGGTGGCAGCGATTTTCGAACGCGAAGCGCCCAAAATAAACATTCTGGGGAACGTTTTGGTGAAAAGTGCTGTTAACGGTTGTGACGCGAACGGTGTTGCGACCAGTGATGATCCTTTTTTCTCAGATACGGATGTGGTGGAGTCGACGCCTCAGAAGAAGCTTCCGAGTTTTTCGGAGCACAG GGCTGAATCGATGCTCGACATAACGTTGCCCCCTCCGATAGAATTCCAAGACGGTGAGGAGAACGCCGTGCCGCGAGAGGTCAACTCGTCGCGGTTTCAGCTGTCGCCGCGGCGCCCGCTAGCCCCGGTCAACAAAATCACCAGCACCCCGTTTTCGGTGAGGGAAGATTCGGAGAAGCTCAGCCTGTCCCCGATCGCTTTCCAGGGGAGCGCGAGACGCTCGCCGCTCCAGGACCAGCGAAAGATTTCGATTTCGACGAGTACCCCGGTACAGCCGCGCGGCCGCGTGCCGGGCCCCCTCGAGCTGGCCCAGCGGGCGAAGTTCTCGCCGCTCACCATCGTGAAGCGACCGCAGAGCAGTTGTCGCCTGAGCGGTACCCCCAAGCAAAACAGCATCTTGAAGTACGTGAGGTCGTCGCAGGACTCGCCCGACTCTCAGACGTCGCTGAACTCGTCGCTGTCGAATGGCGGCAAGCCTTGCATCGCTTGCAGTCGAGTGAGTCGGGATCAGGTGATGGCGATTTCGGCGCTGACCAACAGGAAATTGGCCAGTTACAGCGCTACTTTCGGCCCGAAAGTCACACACTTGATAGTTTCCGCCAACGAGAGGAATTTTCTCAGAGATCACACGATCAAGTTTGTTTCGGCGGTGGCGGCGGGGGCGTGGGTTTTGAGTTTCGGGTGGGTGCAGGAGTGTCTCAGGAGAAACTGTATCGTTCCAGAG GAACCTTACGAGGTCATGGACGTGTCGGGAATAGCGGGACCGAAACAATCCAGACTAACCAGAACCACTAAACCTCTTTTCAAAGGATACAAGATCCACGCGGCTCCTCCGTTTGTATCGACCTCACAGAAGGAAATCGAG AACGTTGTCCGTTTGCTCGGGGGCAAAGTGGTGAGGTTGCCGGAGAACCTCCTGGATAAGGAAGGATATGTTTGTATCATAGTCACGGAGGCGAAGGCGTCGCAGGATTTTGAAATGTACGAAA CTTGGCTGGACG
- the LOC138131843 gene encoding breast cancer type 1 susceptibility protein homolog isoform X2: MAKTKKSSRSKKKKKGATTSTSKSASSGKSPPVRRRSGRNKPSGVQSPNSSNSQTSPFKGYDETLSRHKKVERPRVFEGLIRGEAKTAADENKDPFDRLLDENYKSNFHSNMKTYTNRRKTANRVELLEFQDCKNRDEVVRWLNDNRNVFDRLTQTQTHTQCDDSELVLTLDMPSVSQVNVNTTRLNRSNTKSVRRRRRSPYKLRARSLDIHIKKNEFSGRSKRHSLAGDTPVMENYHIEEAVTDEEFPIPVEKDAKIIIDLMEDEYLNTIEKEILQRDEKKNQSVTGWDRIKDFNKTMNRTMKRPKQLKIELQTCENKKEGRLDNSYDLEAMENYFIENMEKMLQNGNRGCEESPAKKSMRSALDAGKQFMSELSKLAESEKEKCLREFESVMSELKQMFAKCTSSKNVQTETSTTDAVVQTETNTFDAVAQTETSAVDAQVQTKPDESLYCCQNCANNNVTKSANTLNKMVQTEVDSVSVDVQTETLQDKRQSTTSSATPSDIFVFDEKEDQAIRAAFDVDFNTEEMRIEAEASKNEASSGDGRQSVLIVSSAESQQDGSKGVKRLQPESPVGDSGKFQSKRPCAKFINEDLSVGFVSCVEEQDGGKVGREAQFSEESDDINYDEYLTKLLKKYDKCSGESVEADPPLKTRSQEQIEQLENIIYNATKPTRSATEDARRPPKQEHPSRDREGNISSKPEDDLDYFKPYSSVVDAEKTPKKSRRSLFNADNQKEKFSESMFLSDRNATVIANKTITEDNVDEIMSGFDRTLESAVDKEVAAIFEREAPKINILGNVLVKSAVNGCDANGVATSDDPFFSDTDVVESTPQKKLPSFSEHRAESMLDITLPPPIEFQDGEENAVPREVNSSRFQLSPRRPLAPVNKITSTPFSVREDSEKLSLSPIAFQGSARRSPLQDQRKISISTSTPVQPRGRVPGPLELAQRAKFSPLTIVKRPQSSCRLSGTPKQNSILKYVRSSQDSPDSQTSLNSSLSNGGKPCIACSRVSRDQVMAISALTNRKLASYSATFGPKVTHLIVSANERNFLRDHTIKFVSAVAAGAWVLSFGWVQECLRRNCIVPEEPYEVMDVSGIAGPKQSRLTRTTKPLFKGYKIHAAPPFVSTSQKEIENVVRLLGGKVVRLPENLLDKEGYVCIIVTEAKASQDFEMYEKGKTFVYLA, translated from the exons ATGGCTAAAACCAAGAAATCAAGTCGAagtaagaaaaaaaagaagggGGCCACTACTTCGACTTCAAAAAGCGCTTCTTCGGGTAAAAGTCCGCCTGTAAGGCGCAGATCTGGCAGAAACAAGCCTTCAGGTGTCCAGAGCCCCAACAGCTCCAACTCTCAAACTAGTCCTTTCAAAGGCTATGATGAGACCTTGTCGCGTCATAAAAAAGTGGAAAGGCCCCGGGTCTTCGAGGGTTTGATCCGGGGTGAAGCGAAAACAGCCGCGGACGAGAACAAAGATCCGTTTGATAGACTTCTCGACGAAAATTACAAAAGCAACTTCCACAGCAACATGAAAACTTACACAAACAGAAGGAAGACTGCAAACAGAGTTGAGCTGTTGGAGTTTCAGGATTGTAAGAATCGTGACGAGGTGGTTCGATGGTTGAACGACAACCGCAACGTGTTCGATCGGCTGACCCAGACTCAGACTCACACCCAGTGTGACGACAGTGAGCTGGTGTTGACGTTGGACATGCCTTCAGTGTCTCAAGTCAACGTCAACACGACCAGGTTGAACCGATCCAACACCAAAAGTGTGCGTAGGAGGCGTCGAAGTCCGTACAAGCTGAGGGCGCGGTCTTTGGAtattcacattaaaaaaaacgaatttaGCGGCAGGAGTAAGAGACATTCTTTGGCCGGGGACACTCCGGTGATGGAGAACTATCACATCGAGGAGGCGGTCACGGACGAAGAGTTTCCTATTCCTGTCGAGAAAGATGCCAAAATTATAATAGATCTGATGGAAGACGAATATTTGAACACGATAGAAAAGGAGATATTGCAGCGCGACGAGAAAAAGAATCAGAGCGTTACCGGTTGGGACAGGATCAAGGATTTCAACAAGACCATGAACAGGACGATGAAGCGGCCGAAACAGTTGAAAATCGAGCTGCAGACTTGCGAGAATAAAAAGGAAGGGCGCTTAGATAACTCGTACGATTTGGAAGCCATGGAGAATTATTTCATCGagaatatggaaaaaatgctTCAAAACGGGAATCGTGGATGCGAAGAGAGTCCAGCGAAGAAGTCGATGAGAAGTGCTCTAGATGCGGGAAAACAATTCATGTCAGAGCTGAGTAAACTGGCAGAGAGCGAGAAGGAAAAGTGTTTGAGAGAGTTCGAGTCTGTGATGTCCGAATTGAAGCAGATGTTTGCAAAATGCACCTCCAGCAAAAACGTACAAACCGAAACAAGCACAACTGATGCCGTCGTCCAAACTGAGACAAACACGTTTGATGCTGTTGCGCAAACCGAGACAAGCGCTGTTGATGCACAAGTGCAAACAAAGCCCGACGAGAGCTTGTACTGTTGTCAAAATTGCGCCAACAACAACGTCACCAAAAGCGCGAACACTCTGAACAAAATGGTGCAGACCGAGGTGGACAGCGTCAGCGTCGACGTCCAGACCGAGACGCTGCAAGACAAGCGCCAGTCTACAACCAGCAGCGCCACCCCGTCGGatattttcgttttcgacGAGAAAGAGGATCAAGCGATCCGGGCCGCGTTCGATGTTGATTTCAACACCGAAGAGATGAGGATCGAGGCTGAGGCAAGCAAGAACGAGGCGTCGAGCGGAGATGGAAGACAGTCGGTTCTGATCGTGTCGTCGGCGGAATCGCAGCAGGATGGTAGTAAAGGCGTGAAGAGGTTGCAGCCGGAAAGTCCTGTCGGCGATTCGGGGAAGTTCCAGTCGAAGAGGCCTTGTGCCAAGTTTATCAACGAGGATCTGTCAGTCGGATTTGTGTCATGTGTTGAAGAACAAGACGGAGGGAAGGTTGGAAGGGAGGCGCAGTTTTCGGAGGAAAGTGACGACATTAATTATGAC GAATATCTGACCAAACTGTTGAAGAAATACGACAAATGCAGCGGTGAAAGTGTCGAGGCTGATCCTCCCCTCAAAACGCGCAGTCAAGAACAAATCGAACAGCTCGAGAATATCATTTACAACGCTACAAAACCCACCCGTTCAGCGACGGAAGACGCGAGACGTCCCCCAAAACAAGAACACCCCTCCCGGGATCGAGAAGGCAACATTTCTAGTAAACCTGAAGACGATTTGGATTATTTTAAGCCGTACTCGTCGGTTGTGGACGCGGAGAAGACGCCGAAAAAGAGCAGGAGGAGCTTGTTCAACGCGGACAACCAAAAAGAAAAGTTTTCCGAGTCGATGTTCTTGAGTGATCGAAACGCGACAGTGATAGCTAACAAAACGATCACCGAAGACAACGTGGACGAAATTATGAGTGGATTCGATCGGACGTTAGAGAGTGCCGTTGACAAAGAGGTGGCAGCGATTTTCGAACGCGAAGCGCCCAAAATAAACATTCTGGGGAACGTTTTGGTGAAAAGTGCTGTTAACGGTTGTGACGCGAACGGTGTTGCGACCAGTGATGATCCTTTTTTCTCAGATACGGATGTGGTGGAGTCGACGCCTCAGAAGAAGCTTCCGAGTTTTTCGGAGCACAG GGCTGAATCGATGCTCGACATAACGTTGCCCCCTCCGATAGAATTCCAAGACGGTGAGGAGAACGCCGTGCCGCGAGAGGTCAACTCGTCGCGGTTTCAGCTGTCGCCGCGGCGCCCGCTAGCCCCGGTCAACAAAATCACCAGCACCCCGTTTTCGGTGAGGGAAGATTCGGAGAAGCTCAGCCTGTCCCCGATCGCTTTCCAGGGGAGCGCGAGACGCTCGCCGCTCCAGGACCAGCGAAAGATTTCGATTTCGACGAGTACCCCGGTACAGCCGCGCGGCCGCGTGCCGGGCCCCCTCGAGCTGGCCCAGCGGGCGAAGTTCTCGCCGCTCACCATCGTGAAGCGACCGCAGAGCAGTTGTCGCCTGAGCGGTACCCCCAAGCAAAACAGCATCTTGAAGTACGTGAGGTCGTCGCAGGACTCGCCCGACTCTCAGACGTCGCTGAACTCGTCGCTGTCGAATGGCGGCAAGCCTTGCATCGCTTGCAGTCGAGTGAGTCGGGATCAGGTGATGGCGATTTCGGCGCTGACCAACAGGAAATTGGCCAGTTACAGCGCTACTTTCGGCCCGAAAGTCACACACTTGATAGTTTCCGCCAACGAGAGGAATTTTCTCAGAGATCACACGATCAAGTTTGTTTCGGCGGTGGCGGCGGGGGCGTGGGTTTTGAGTTTCGGGTGGGTGCAGGAGTGTCTCAGGAGAAACTGTATCGTTCCAGAG GAACCTTACGAGGTCATGGACGTGTCGGGAATAGCGGGACCGAAACAATCCAGACTAACCAGAACCACTAAACCTCTTTTCAAAGGATACAAGATCCACGCGGCTCCTCCGTTTGTATCGACCTCACAGAAGGAAATCGAG AACGTTGTCCGTTTGCTCGGGGGCAAAGTGGTGAGGTTGCCGGAGAACCTCCTGGATAAGGAAGGATATGTTTGTATCATAGTCACGGAGGCGAAGGCGTCGCAGGATTTTGAAATGTACGAAA AAGGTAAAACTTTCGTTTATCTTGCCTAG
- the mRNA-cap gene encoding mRNA-capping enzyme produces the protein MSRKTPGPVPNRWMYCPRKAADLIVGQFMAFKTPLSSSYDSLVPPECRFPPKMLFDLCRTKKIKFGLWIDLTNTTRFYDKQEVEDEGCKYIKLQCRGHGETPSTEQTSTFIQLVHNFIIKHPLERIAVHCTHGFNRTGFLIVSYMVQKMDFDLELAIETFAKMRPPGIYKSDYLKELYSRYDDPADTPPAPSLPDWCYENNESEPPRQNNYEQPASSSNSFGTSRRGASNAAFMEGVPGVVHFTEQPKAFQLQKKVQVMCEWKKKNFPGCQPVSMDINNIQLLHQKPYRVSWKADGVRYMMLIDGPDEVYFFDRDHNVFKVNGLTFPHRKDLRRHLKDTLLDGEMVIDKVNGEDIPRYLAYDIIKFEGQEVGKMPFYPTRLHCLENEIIKPRYMAMENGLINKTLEPFSVRKKDFWEITQAASLLGEKFARTLSHEPDGLIFQPSKEPYVPGRCDEVLKWKPLDMNSVDFRLKIVKEEGEGIVSRKVGFLYVGQLDAPFAKMKYTKALKELDNKVIECKFEDSQWKFMRERTDKSFPNSFNTAKAVCGTIQNPITKEKLLDYIDRYRFDDDCDIMPPPARRIRR, from the exons ATGAGTCGAAAAACCCCCGGACCCGTCCCCAACCGGTGGATGTACTGCCCCCGCAAAGCCGCCGACCTGATCGTCGGTCAGTTCATGGCGTTCAAGACGCCTCTGAGCAGCAGCTATGACAGTTTGGTGCCCCCTGAGTGCAGATTTCCGCCGAAAATGCTGTTCGACCTGTGCCGGACCAAAAAG ATCAAATTCGGTTTATGGATAGATCTGACAAACACCACTCGCTTCTATGACAAGCAAGAAGTCGAAGACGAGGGGTGTAAGTATATTAAGTTGCAATGTCGAGGACACGGCGAGACGCCGTCGACCGAGCAGACCAGCACGTTTATCCAGTTGGTGcacaattttattatcaagCATCCGCTGGAACGGATTGCTGTTCACTGCACTCATGGATTCAACAGGACTggatttttaattgtttcctACATGGTGCAGAAGATGGACTTCGACCTTGAACTGGCCATTGAGACCTTTGCCAAgatgag GCCACCAGGTATCTATAAGAGCGATTACTTGAAAGAACTGTATAGTCGCTATGACGATCCTGCTGATACTCCCCCTGCTCCGAGTCTACCCGATTGGTGCTACGAAAACAATGAATCTGAACCACCTCGACAAAACAATTATGAGCAGCCGGCCTCCTCCTCCaa TAGTTTCGGGACCTCCAGGAGGGGCGCTTCGAACGCCGCTTTCATGGAAGGCGTCCCTGGAGTCGTCCACTTCACGGAACAACCCAAAGCCTTCCAACTGCAGAAGAAAGTACAGGTCATGTGCGAATGGAAGAAGAAGAATTTTCCGGGCTGTCAGCCGGTGTCGATGGACATCAACAACATCCAACTGTTGCACCAGAAACCGTACAGAGTGTCTTGGAAGGCTGACGGTGTACGGTACATGATGCTGATCGACGGTCCAGATGAAGTTTATTTCTTCGATCGCGACCACAACGTCTTCAAAGTGAACGGACTCACGTTCCCGCACAGGAAGGATCTCAGGAGGCACTTAAAAGACACCCTTCTCGATGGg GAGATGGTGATAGACAAGGTGAACGGAGAGGACATCCCCCGTTACTTGGCGTACGACATAATAAAATTCGAAGGCCAGGAGGTGGGCAAGATGCCGTTCTACCCCACCAGACTGCACTGTCTGGAGAACGAGATAATCAAGCCTCGCTACATGGCGATGGAAAACGGGTTGATCAACAAGACACTGGAACCGTTCAGCGTCAGAAAGAAGGATTTCTGGGAGATCACCCAGGCGGCTAGTCTATTAGGAGAAAAATTCGCGAGGACTCTCTCGCACGAGCCCGACGGCTTGATCTTTCAGCCGTCGAAGGAGCCCTATGTGCCGGGGCGCTGCGACGAGGTGCTGAAGTGGAAGCCTCTGGACATGAACTCCGTCGACTTCCGCCTGAAAATCGTGAAGGAAGAGGGTGAAGG GATCGTCTCCAGGAAGGTGGGTTTCTTATACGTGGGGCAGCTGGACGCGCCCTTCGCCAAGATGAAGTACACGAAGGCGCTCAAAGAGTTGGATAACAAGGTTATCGAGTGTAAATTCGAGGATAGTCAGTGGAAGTTCATGCGGGAGAGAACGGACAAGTCCTTCCCGAACAGTTTTAATACTGCCAAAG CTGTCTGCGGAACTATCCAGAATCCGATAACTAAAGAGAAGCTTCTGGATTACATCGACAGGTATAGGTTCGACGACGATTGTGATATAATGCCACCACCAGCGCGGAGGATAAGAAGATGA
- the LOC138130354 gene encoding brachyurin-like — protein MPTIDNVATTAIGWGQTSDDNAGIVNELNYVTVTTISNAECQLTYSNTIFDTMICVAGNYNEGPCRGDSGSPLLLTLNHHHWTVGVASFISSNGCESTDPSGYTRILPYVDWIKTTAEIV, from the exons ATGCCCACGATCGACAATGTGGCCACCACCGCCATCGGCTGGGGACAAACCAGCGACG ACAATGCCGGTATCGTCAACGAACTCAACTACGTTACCGTAACCACCATTTCCAACGCAGAATGTCAGTTGACCTACTCCAACACCATTTTTGACACCATGATCTGCGTTGCTGGTAACTACAACGAAGGACCTTGCAGA GGAGACAGTGGTAGTCCTCTGTTGCTAACTTTGAACCACCACCACTGGACCGTTGGTGTCGCCAGTTTCATCAGTAGCAATGGGTGCGAGAGTACCGACCCGTCTGGCTACACCAGGATCCTCCCGTACGTTGATTGGATCAAGACTACTGCCGAGATCGTCTAA
- the LOC138131411 gene encoding brachyurin-like, translating into MKLFVLVLCVAALSAPSFAGKIKALAKRNISGRIVGGQDANVGQFPSAAAIYVSTSTGTYFCGGSLISQQWVLTAAHCIAGGVAFQVILGSNTLKGTDPNRKTLATSIYVNHPDFNPDTLENDIGLVKFHLPIEYNDYIQPVYLPTVDLIDNLGNTAIGWGQTSDENAGIVNELNYVTVTTISNAECQLSYGNTIFDTMVCVAGNYNEGTCRGDSGSPLMTTLNHHHWTVGVASFISTNGCESTDPSGYTRTFPYVDWIKTTAEIV; encoded by the exons ATGAAACTGTTCGTTCTCGTGTTGTGCGTGGCTGCACTGTCAGCTCCCAGCTTTGCAGGG AAAATCAAAGCTCTAGCTAAGAGGAACATCTCGGGCCGCATCGTCGGCGGCCAGGACGCCAACGTCGGCCAGTTCCCCTCAGCTGCTGCCATCTACGTGAGCACCTCCACCGGGACTTACTTCTGCGGAGGTTCCCTCATCAGCCAGCAGTGGGTGTTGACAGCGGCTCACTGCATAGCAGG GGGTGTGGCCTTCCAGGTCATCCTGGGCTCCAACACCCTCAAAGGGACCGATCCCAATCGCAAGACTTTGGCCACCAGCATCTACGTCAACCATCCAGATTTCAACCCTGATACTCTCGAGAACGACATCGGGTTGGTCAAGTTCCACCTGCCCATCGAGTACAACG ATTACATCCAGCCCGTGTATTTGCCCACGGTGGACTTGATCGACAATTTGGGCAACACCGCCATCGGCTGGGGACAAACCAGCGACG AAAACGCCGGTATCGTCAACGAGCTCAACTACGTTACCGTAACCACCATTTCCAACGCAGAGTGTCAGTTGAGCTACGGCAACACCATTTTTGACACCATGGTCTGCGTTGCTGGTAACTACAACGAAGGAACTTGCAGA GGAGACAGTGGTAGTCCTCTGATGACAACTTTGAACCACCACCACTGGACCGTTGGTGTCGCCAGTTTCATCAGTACCAATGGGTGCGAGAGTACCGACCCATCTGGCTACACCAGGACCTTCCCGTACGTTGATTGGATCAAGACTACTGCCGAGATCGTCTAA
- the LOC138131918 gene encoding beta-lactamase-like protein 2 homolog: MAAVIPAVTKLSSRIIRILGCNPGIMTLQGTNTYVIGTGKRRILVDTGDADVPQYINHLMSVLKHEDIDLAHIFISHWHHDHIGGLPDVLDIKEKTKYAQVWKYPRSEGEDIPDGCPIEFLKDGQEFAVEGATIRVIHTPGHATDHIVLHLVEENAVFSGDCILGEGTAVFEDLHDYMNSLRDISNLEPSVVYPGHGNVIHSPKDKIEFYIQHRNEREQQILNILINNRQKQFNEKELVKMIYTDTPAKLLKAAESNVNHHLLKLLKEDKVTQFNNLWQYNDTCKTI; this comes from the exons ATGGCAGCGGTCATACCTGCTGTTACCAAACTGTCCTCCCGGATAATCCGGATTCTGGGCTGCAACCCCGGAATCATGACTCTACAAGGGACCAACACGTACGTCATCGGCACCGGAAAGAG ACGCATTCTTGTCGACACCGGCGACGCCGACGTCCCTCAGTACATCAACCACTTGATGAgcgtcttgaagcacgaagaTATCGACCTCGCCCATATCTTCATCTCGCATTGGCACCACGACCACATCGGGGGTCTCCCCGACGTCCTCGACATCAAAGAGAAAACGA AGTACGCCCAAGTGTGGAAGTACCCTAGGAGCGAAGGGGAGGACATCCCCGATGGTTGTCCCATCGAATTCCTGAAGGACGGTCAGGAATTCGCAGTAGAGGGCGCCACAATCCGCGTGATTCACACCCCCGGACACGCCACCGACCACATAGTGCTCCACTTGGTCGAGGAGAACGCGGTATTCAGCGGCGACTGCATCTTGGGGGAGGGAACGGCGGTCTTCGAGGATCTGCACGACTACATGAACTCTttgcgtgacatttccaatcTGGAACCGTCGGTGGTGTACCCCGGCCACGGCAACGTCATCCAT AGTCCAAAAGATAAGATCGAGTTCTACATCCAGCACCGGAACGAGAGGGAACAACAGATTCTCAACATTTTGATCAACAACAGGCAGAAACAGTTCAACGAGAAGGAGTTGGTCAAGATGATCTACACCGACACCCCTGCCAAGTTGCTGAAAGCCGCCGAGTCCAACGTGAATCATCATCTGTTGAAGCTGTTGAAGGAGGACAAAGTAACGCAGTTCAACAACCTTTGGCAGTATAACGACACTTGTAAAACGATCTAA